The following nucleotide sequence is from Primulina tabacum isolate GXHZ01 chromosome 2, ASM2559414v2, whole genome shotgun sequence.
TCCAAAGTAGAAGCACTGAGGATGTTAAACTTGTCACTTTTGTGTGCCAACCCTTCTCCAACACTGAGACCAACCATGTCCTCAGTGGTGAGCATGCTCGAAGGCCAAATCCCGGTTCAAGCACCATTAGTGAAGCGTGGACCGATGGATTCGGAGATCAGATTCAAAGCATTAGAGATATTGTCGCAGGATAGCCAGACGAGGGCGTCAACTATATCTGTGGATGGTAGAGAACAGAGAGGTGTTTCAATGGACGGGCCATGGATTGATTCCACAAACTCATTGTCTAGTAAAGATTTTGATAGCAAAGATCATTCTTCTGCTAAGCTTATTTCTGAATTTTGAGAAGCATATTTTTCGGACGCGTGATTGGTTGGCGCCCCAAATTATGGGGTCATCTAAATGAGAAATCTTTCCATTTTTTCATGTCATGTTACTTGTGTTGTACTTGACATTATACGACATTAATTTTTTATCAAGTTGTAATATTGATTAGTAAGAGTTTTTGGGTCGATACAAATGCATCAATAATAACTTTGAAACATAGATATTAGGACTTAGGCCCCGTGGGATTTGGATTCTATGGCCgagataaaaaaaaacaactgGGAATCTGAATTCTTGTGTTTTTCTTTACTTTATATCATAATTTATGATTTCTTGTTATACAATGATCCATCTGACATACAACCTTTTCGTGacgaaattaatttttttaaaattcgttTGAGAAAATTAAACTTCTAATTTTCATCACTATTATGTTGCAACAGAAATAGCTCAGGAATAAGTTATGGACAGAATTGAAGAAGCTTAAAGTCGATCTGTTCATCAAACATAATAGATTAGAATAAACTGAATTACCTACAATGGGGTTCTGGGAAAGCTCCGGGTCACAGTTTTACTGAGATTTATGATCTCCTTCAGTAATCGACTAACAGAATCCTTAATTTCCTTTGAAATTACCAGCTGCCGAGGTACTGATGCCATTGCATACAAAACAAGGACCCTGATCACGTCAGACAAACTTAACTTGGTAGCACCATTCCAAGCTCTTTTATCAGCTCGCTTGCACCATTGTCTCATTCTGCACTTATGGCAAACCTGAAACGAACACCTTGTGCTGTTAAGCTTTTTATGGTACACATCATAAGCAAAAATGCAACTGTTAAAGCATTCAAGGAGACTCGCCTCATGTTCTTCAATTTCGAAGAATCTGCGCAAATTCTTGGCTGCATTAATGCTATTATGCCCAAAGGACGGGCACCCGAAAAGGGCTATCGTTTTCAGATCACCTGCAGACAACCATCTGGCATACGAATTCAATATGCATTACAAGAATTTACTACGAATGTGCTATCCCTGCAAGAAAATAATGACACATCTTTTTTTCAAGGAGCTAGACTTGTCAGCAAAGAAACTCAATTCCTTGAATTATATCTTTCTACGCGAAAAACAGGAAAAGAAAATTAATCGTTGTGATAGGTCGTAGTAATGAAGCGAGAAACCACACACGGGTAATTTGTCGACCTAAAAATGCATTCGGATATTGGCATATTGCATACAATGATCTATCTTACAAGTAGCAAACAATGAGCTTTGagattcaagatttaaaaaatcCTCTGGGCTAATCCTTAATCCGATTTACCTCACCAAACTTAGCCGGATTTTATGGTTCCTCGTCTATAATACgtgataaaaaaaaactattaaatCTCTCTATAAACATTCACCAGTGAATAGCATTGGACCACCAAGTTCAATTCTTAATTAAAGCGCCATGAGAACTATTAAAAATTGGGATAGAAGGACAGACAAGAATTTAGTCTGACAACTTTGAGTAAAAAGCCTTGATTGAACGTAAAAGTAAGTATCTTGGTCCTTACTTGGCAATCTCCTGGTGATCTTTTCCAAACTCTACAGCCACAAACTTCAAGAACTGACGGGCAAAACCGACCCGAAAACAAGTGGAATCAAACTTATTTTCTGGCATTAAATTCGCGCCATTGAAGTATCCTTCCCTATACAAATGGTGTGCGAACATTTGCATATCAGAAGATAGCTCCTTATGAACAATCTGATCCTTAGTTCCCCGAGCATATTTTCATCTTCTTATCACGAAACAATGCCCACAAGTTTCTTTTAGCTGCAGAATTCACACTAGCCTCGTTTTCATGTCTTCCCATATCCAAACTCCCCGCTTCTTCCTCCAAATTTCCAAGTTCCCCATTCATTTCAGAGGTTTTTTCACAGTCCCTTTCATCCTCAATTTCTAAAAATTCAGTCTTTTCTTTAAAGAAAACCCGCGATGCTTTGTCACTTTCCAGGCTCCTTTCCAAGGGATTTCCCGATTTTGTGGACACATACTGAGTCAAAATCGTGAAGGCCCCCCATGAAATTGAAGAAATAAAAAAGGGCGAGTTGGAATTGGAAAGTTTCGAAGAGGAGAAGAGAAGGGCATAGTTTTGCGGAAGGTGCTCGAGGTAATTTAGAGGGTGTGGGAGCTTGATAGACGATCTGCAACGGCAATTGCTGATGATTCTTTTGAGCAAAATCATCACTGTCTTCTTGCATCTTTCTGCCGGAAATCACAGGTTGTCCATGGAAAATTAGGGAAAGGGACTctaacttgattttttttaaaaaatgatccACATGTATATTTACATTTCTGTCCTTAggttttaagtttaaattctTTAAACAATCGATTAAACAGTCCGTTGCGTTAAAATTTTCTTCTCCCTCACCGTAAACCCTCCGTTCCAGAAGAAAAACATTTCTCTCAAAGGCGACACTCAAACTCATTCGATTAAATGGCAAACGAAAATATGATAATGTTAGCGTTTATTTCGAATTGTTTCTTCAGTGTTTATGTcgaatttttgtgtttttttgttGATGTGTGTGCGTACTGATTTTGTGCGAAGGTGGTCGACCAAATATTGGTCGACCATAAAGTTGGTCGACCAAATTTGTTTATGGTCGACCACCTTTTTGTGGTCGACCAAAAACATTGGTCGACCACATCTGGTCGACCAATGTTTTTGGTCGACCACATTAACATTGGTCTGGTCGACCATAAACATTGGTCGACCACAATATTTATAGTAAGGTTATTTTTTCCGTAACTTTACTAACGTATTTATTTTTTGTCACAGGTCTATTTGCCGATGAAACTAGGTAGAGATGCAAATTGACAATTCAATCGAGATACAAAGAGATTGCTGAGAAGATTCATCGCTATTTGAACAACGAAGAGAGAACCCATTTTTTCGAGTAATCACCTTTTGGTAATTTGGTTAGGTATTATAGAGATTTTAACATTTTCAGTCAAATTATATGGTATTTAATGTGTAATCAGATAGATGATAGTAGTAGTGATGATTTGTGGATGATGGTGTGCAAAAGGCCAGTTAGATTTTCTTTGTTAGAGTATTGTTTAACAACTGGTCTGGATTGCGCTCTAGAGCCCGAAGATTTACCAGATAGAGGTGTATTTGGCACTACACACTTTCCCGGTAAGTCTGATATTGTTTTGAGTGATTTGGAGGGAAAGATTATTGTCCAAGAGCAGAATGAGACGGGTATAGACGTGGAGAAGATAAAGATGGCTAGTCTATACTTTTGTTGTGCCGTATTCGGTGAGGCAACTAGGAAAAAGACGACAAAGATCGACcctaaatacttgaggcttgtCGATGATTTGGATAGGTTCAACCATTATCCCTGGGGTAGAGTAGTCTATCGGGATGCGGTCCGATGTTTGAAGAAGAACCTTTCAGGACGATATAATAACCTCACCGAGGCACAGGACCGGAAAGAAGTTGAGGGCAGTTTCTTTGTCGGTGGTTTTGTTCTCCCTCTGCaggtatattattttttgaatgttAAAGTGAATTTGTTATCTTTATTTGTACCAGTAACACtgtttgaaatttatgttacaGATCCTCGCTTATGAATGTTATCCGAGCGTGGCACAGAAGATTGCAAGGAGAAGAGATGTGGACGGTTTGATGTTGCCCAGGATGTTTCAGTGGGTTACTAACACATGGCCGTCAAACTGTGCCCCAACTGGTGCTGCAATCGCTGCAGCCTTTGGTGATTGTGCTATAGATGTAAGTAATATGAATTGgtttgataaaataaatgtggacattaattttaattaatttgatcttttattaattatatgcaGGATTGTCTTGGATTTTTGACTCCTACTCCTGAGGAGCTAGTTGCACCGTATTATACGACCGGACTTTTTGTTGATTCTGCGCCTGATGCGGTGATCACTCGGGTACTCGAGCTTCTGAGGCAGGGTCAGACAGTCATATGTAGCGAGCACCCTCTGGAGTCTCCCTCAGTCCAGCACATGCATTCCGCACATTCAACTCCATCTGTCCAGCACACGCCTCCTGCACATGGATCTCCTGACGTTTCCGGCAGCCGTCCTGGTGATCTCAATAGATCCAGCTCTAGCACCAGTTCTTCTATGCGTACGGGTCCTAGAGTCCACTTTGGACTCAATCCTTCCCGCCGCCCATCACCCTTGGAGCATCGTTTCGAGCGGCGATGGACTGCGTTGGAGGATTTCGTTACGTCCATGCATGTTAAGATGTCAGCAGAATTTCTTGAGACCAGAGCGTCTATCAGGAATATAAATCAAGCTCTAGTTGACTTGAAATCGAGTTTCAATCTTGGACTCGATGAGTTGAAATTGAGTTTGACTGAACAGATTAGAGCTGATTTTGCTGAGATGAGGTCTAACATGCCAGTGCAGCAGGACAGAGATTATAGCATAGCCTATACTAGAGGGCGGAAGAGGAAAGCATCCGAGGCAGATTTTGGTtagttaattttattaattatatttatgtttatgtaatataatgatttagtacaattctcataattattttaatttgttttagGGTTGGATGATAGATAATATGGCCAGGGAAATTGGCCGTACTAGCCAAACACTACATATATTTGAGCCTAACCTTCCGGTCATTATAGAGGAGTCCTCAGAAGGTGAGTTAATGCAtttttttgatttgatatttatGTATAGTATATTacacaataaattttttatttttagatattCAAGTGACTCCGGATTCGCGTAAGTCAGGTGGCGAGGCGACCACGTCGAGAGGTTATTACACTAAACCTTGTCTATTCATATTTGTATTAAAGttcttattattttaatttgttgaATGTACGCTGTTAGGTGTGGCTGATAATATAGGTATGGAAATTGGCAGTAGTAGACAAACCCAACAGATATTTGAGCCTAACCTTCAAGGCATTCCAGAGGAGTCCGCAGGAGGTGAGGTAATGCacattttttattcttatatttatGTATAGTATATTAAACAATATACTTATGTTTTTAGATATTCAAGTGACTCCAGATGCGCGTATGTCAGGAGGCGAGGCGACCACGTCGAGAGGTTATTAAATTATACCTTGTTTATTGttcatatttgcattaaagttGTTACAATTGATCATTTTATAGATGACGGTGTGAGGCCACTTGCGAAGACCGTGACACTGAAGGTAAACAACTCGCTTGCGCGAGTTAGGGCATCGATGCTCGACCGTTCGCCTAGTAGGATTCGAGGTTTTTACGCCGAATATGAGAAGTCTTTCTACGGACCCATGGCGATCGCAAACTCGCGTGTCACTGCCTCTgtaagcttttaaataaatcttttataaaGTTTAAATTTGTAGAgaatttcttttaaaacattgaaaacCTTTTGTTATGTTGAATTCTGCACTTCAGGCGAAGCTCTCCGTGGATTGCTTGAGATGCAGATCCGACATCCTGAAATGATGTCGGCAGATGATTCGTTGATAGAATGACATTTCTACGGTGCGATCTCAGTTTTGGCCGAAGATAAAGATATCGATTTCAAAATAAATCTGGCACGGATTGTGAGCAAAGTCAAAGGTAGTGATTCAGAATGGCCGTGTCTCTCGTGAGAAAAGACACGAAGAATTCTCAACCCTGTCTACACAGATCGGCGCTGGTTTTTGCTAAAACTCAGTGACAGGGGTGAATAAGTGCATTATATAATGTTATAATGCACTTATAATAACGCTTAGATGCGACTTGCTAAACTTGCTGCGAAGGCACGATCCCAAATTCAAAGATCTGAATGAAGAAATAGAGCCTATACTTATAAACGCTGTTCGTCTGCTATCCATTGTTGGGAACAACCCACACCCCGAGAGACCATGGAATATAAAACTACATGATGAATTCCGTGCCAAGATCATACAGTACGTTGTCAAAtttctatttaaaatataataatttcatttttattatttttaatgttacaataaatattaacttctcatttttttctttttcacagTGAAGATTCGGGAGCATTTGTGTTAGCTGTCGTTGGATACTCTTTGTCTAGGAAGAGTGCGCAAGTAGTACTAACTTTAGATGATAGATTAGTATCTGAGTTTAGATATTTTTTAGCTTGTAATATGTTCCTTAATGATTGGTGATTATTGTGATGTATCGACAATTTTATGTCATTATTTGAATCACTTAATCACAATCTCAGTATTTTGTTACATTATAAAATACacgattatgttatatgttttcaGTTAAATGTGAATCGTTGAATCGTGGAATCACAATCTGATAGTTTTTTGGTCGACCACTCTCCTTTGTGGTCGACCACTCTCATTTTTTGGTCGACAAATAACTTTTTGGTCGACCACTCTAGCATTTTGGTCGATCACTACTTTTTTGGTCGACCACTCTAGCTTTTTGGTCGACCATTAGGTTTTTTGGTCGACCACCACTGTCCTTTTGGTCGACCAATGTGCttaagggtttagggtttagggttttaagGGTTTATGATTTAGGGTTTACGGTTTAGGGTTTAGACCTGTTAATTCAcgatttaaattatgtgttttaaATTACAATCTCAGTATTttgttataatttaaaaaatatgaatcgCAATTTTACGATTATGTTATATGTAATAATTGAAATTTGTCACGATCTCACAAACAtgttacatttaatttaaaaaaccaaatgaatcgtaatttcaggattatgttatatgttttaaattaaatatgaataaCAGAATCACAATCTCAGTATTTTGTTAAATATGATTATGTTATATGAACCGTGGAATCACAATCGaactattttgttatatttttaaaaatatgaattgCAATTTCACATTATATGTAATAATTGAAATGTGTCACGATCTCACAAACATGTTACATTTAAAAAACCAAATGAACTGTAATTTCaggattatgttatatgttttaaattacATATGAATCACAGAATCACAATCTCAGTATTTTGTTAAATATGATTATGTTATATGAACCGTGGAATCACAATCGaactattttgttatatttttaaaaatatgaatcgCAATTTCACGTTATATGTAATAATTGAAATGTGTCACGATCTTCCAAACATGTTACATTTAAAAAACCAAATGAACCGTAATTTCAggattatattatatgttttaaattacatgttaataacaaaataacaacaaaaatataaatatgaatcGTAATTACATATAAATCACGGAATCATAATCTTACAAATTTCCTAATTTCgacaattattaatatatatacaaaaaaagTAATGGTCGACCATTAGTTTTTTTTGGTCGACCACTCTAGCTTCGTGGTCGACCAAAAAACTAATGGTCGACCATTAGCTTGATGGTCGACCATCATTAGCCTTTTGGTCGACCACCAAGCTGACGGTCGACCATCAAGCTAACGGTCGACCATCAAGCTAATGGTCGACCATTAGTTTTTTTTGGTCGACCATTAGTACAATTTTGGTCCACCCTCAGGATATCTCTTGCTGAATTCACCGATTGAAGGAATTCTGTTTTGTTTTCTTCTGCCAACTCTCTTTTCTAACAAAGGAGGCAACACGAAAGGAAAATTAATGTTGCGTGGCCATTCATTTTCTTCCGGAACAGGGATACACAGTCTCTGAGTAATCCATGCACCATGACATTGTAGAATAGTACTCTGAACACATATCATATAAATCAATCTTGGCTAACCCACTGGCTGCGATGGCATGAGCACATGAGATTCTATCAATATCAAAAACTCGACATGTGCATAATTTTGATTCCAGGTCCACTATGGCCGAATGTCCACGACTCCTAACATCAAACTCTAAACGTCCTAATTCAAAAACTTGCATTCCCTGGGCATCTGTGAACCTGCTACGAAGAATTCCCTCGATCGTAGGGGTCATATTACTGTTACT
It contains:
- the LOC142536731 gene encoding uncharacterized protein LOC142536731, with product MQMFAHHLYREGYFNGANLMPENKFDSTCFRVGFARQFLKFVAVEFGKDHQEIAKWLSAGDLKTIALFGCPSFGHNSINAAKNLRRFFEIEEHEVCHKCRMRQWCKRADKRAWNGATKLSLSDVIRVLVLYAMASVPRQLVISKEIKDSVSRLLKEIINLSKTVTRSFPRTPL